A genomic stretch from Primulina huaijiensis isolate GDHJ02 chromosome 14, ASM1229523v2, whole genome shotgun sequence includes:
- the LOC140957434 gene encoding serine/threonine-protein kinase SRK2A-like: MENYELVKDIGSGNFGVARLMRKKDTKELVAMKYIERGHKIDENVAREIINHRSLRHPNIVRFKELVLTPTHLAIVMEYAAGGELFERICNAGRFSEDEARYFFQQLISGVNYCHAMQICHRDLKLENTLLDGSPAPRLKICDFGYSKSSLLHSRPKSTVGTPAYIAPEVLSRREYDGKLADVWSCGVTLYVMLVGAYPFEDQEDPKNFRKTIQRIMAIQYKIPEYVHISQDCRHLLSRIFVANPSRRISIKDIKSHPWFLKNLPRELTDAAQSAYYHRENPTFSLQSVEVIMKIVEEAKTPPPVSRLVGGFGWGGEEDDDKEEDIEEEEEDDEEDEYDKQVKAVHASGEVPLV; encoded by the exons ATGGAAAATTACGAACTTGTGAAGGACATAGGATCCGGAAATTTCGGGGTGGCGAGGCTTATGAGGAAAAAGGATACAAAGGAGCTTGTTGCTATGAAATACATTGAAAGAGGACACAAG ATTGATGAGAACGTGGCTCGGGAGATCATTAATCATAGATCACTTCGGCATCCAAATATAGTTCGCTTCAAGGAG TTGGTTTTAACACCCACGCATCTAGCTATTGTTATGGAGTATGCTGCAGGTGGAGAGCTCTTCGAGAGAATCTGCAATGCTGGAAGATTCAGTGAAGATGAG GCGAGGTATTTCTTTCAGCAACTTATATCTGGAGTCAACTACTGCCATGCTATG CAAATATGCCATCGCGACTTGAAGCTGGAGAATACCCTATTGGATGGAAGCCCAGCCCCACGCCTTAAAATATGCGATTTCGGTTACTCAAAG TCATCTCTGCTTCATTCGAGACCCAAATCAACAGTTGGCACGCCTGCTTATATTGCTCCAGAGGTGCTATCTAGAAGAGAATATGATGGAAAG CTGGCTGATGTTTGGTCTTGTGGCGTGACTCTATATGTCATGCTGGTTGGAGCATATCCTTTCGAAGATCAAGAAGATCCAAAGAACTTCAGGAAAACCATCCAA AGAATCATGGCGATTCAGTATAAGATACCCGAGTATGTTCACATatctcaagattgtaggcaccTCCTTTCTCGCATATTTGTTGCCAATCCATCAAGG AGAATTTCGATCAAAGACATCAAATCACACCCATGGTTTTTGAAGAATTTACCTAGAGAATTAACAGATGCAGCTCAAAGCGCGTACTACCATAGAGAAAACCCAACCTTTTCCCTTCAATCCGTCGAGGTTATTATGAAAATTGTGGAAGAGGCTAAAACTCCGCCTCCGGTCTCTCGCTTGGTTGGAGGCTTTGGGTGGGGAGGTGAAGAGGATGACGATAAAGAGGAAGACATagaagaggaagaggaagatgatgaagaagatgaaTACGATAAGCAAGTGAAGGCCGTGCATGCCAGTGGGGAAGTGCCTCTCGTATGA